Proteins encoded within one genomic window of Ovis aries strain OAR_USU_Benz2616 breed Rambouillet chromosome 1, ARS-UI_Ramb_v3.0, whole genome shotgun sequence:
- the LOC101119835 gene encoding 60 kDa heat shock protein, mitochondrial, with the protein MLRLPAVLRQMRPVSRALAPHLTRAYAKDVKFGADARALMLQGVDLLADAVAVTMGPKGRTVIIEQSWGSPKVTKDGVTVAKSIDLKDKYKNIGAKLVQDVANNTNEEAGDGTTTATVLARSIAKEGFEKISKGANPVEIRRGVMLAVDAVIAELKKQSKPVTTPEEIAQVATISANGDKEIGNIISDAMKKVGRKGVITVKDGKTLNDELEIIEGMKFDRGYISPYFINTSKGQKCEFQDAYVLLSEKKISSVQSIVPALEIANAHRKPLVIIAQDVDGEALSTLVLNRLKVGLQVVAVKAPGFGDNRKNQLKDMAIATGGAVFGEEGLNLNLEEYQPHDLGKVGEVIVTKDDAMLLKGKGDKAQIEKRIQEIIEQLDVTTSEYEKEKLNERLAKLSDGVAVLKVGGTSDVEVNEKKDRVTDALNATRAAVEEGIVLGGGCALLRCIPALESITPANEDQKTGIEIIKKTLKIPAMTIAKNAGVEGSLIVEKIMQSSSEVGYDAMLGDFVNMVEKGIIDPTKVVRTALLDAAGVASLLTTAEVVVTEIPKEEKDPGMGGMGGMGGGMGGGMF; encoded by the coding sequence ATGCTTCGATTACCCGCAGTCCTTCGTCAAATGAGGCCAGTGTCCAGGGCACTGGCTCCTCATCTCACTCGGGCTTATGCCAAAGATGTAAAATTCGGTGCAGATGCTCGGGCCTTAATGCTTCAAGGTGTAGACCTTTTAGCCGATGCTGTAGCCGTTACTATGGGGCCAAAGGGAAGGACAGTGATTATTGAACAGAGTTGGGGAAGTCCCAAAGTGACAAAAGATGGTGTGACTGTTGCAAAGTCTattgatttaaaagataaatataaaaatattggcGCTAAACTTGTTCAAGATGTTGCCAATAACACAAACGAAGAGGCCGGGGATGGCACCACTACTGCTACTGTACTGGCACGTTCTATTGCCAAGGAAGGCTTCGAGAAGATTAGCAAAGGTGCTAATCCAGTGGAAATCAGGAGAGGTGTGATGTTAGCTGTTGATGCTGTAATTGCTGAACTTAAGAAGCAGTCTAAACCTGTGACAACCCCTGAAGAGATTGCTCAGGTTGCTACAATTTCTGCAAATGGAGACAAAGAAATTGGCAACATCATTTCTGATGCCATGAAAAAAGTTGGAAGAAAGGGTGTTATCACAGTAAAGGATGGAAAAACACTGAATGATGAATTAGAAATTATTGAAGGCATGAAGTTTGACAGAGGATACATTTCTCCATACTTTATTAATACATCCAAAGGTCAGAAATGTGAATTCCAAGATGCATATGTTCTGTTgagtgaaaagaaaatttctagTGTCCAGTCCATTGTTCCTGCTCTTGAAATTGCCAATGCTCACCGAAAGCCCTTGGTCATAATTGCTCAAGAtgtggatggagaagctctaagtACCCTTGTTTTGAACAGGCTGAAAGTTGGTCTTCAAGTTGTGGCGGTCAAAGCTCCAGGTTTTGGTGACAATAGAAAGAACCAGCTTAAAGACATGGCTATTGCTACTGGTGGTGCAGTATTTGGAGAAGAAGGACTAAATCTAAATCTTGAAGAATATCAGCCTCATGACTTAGGAAAAGTTGGAGAGGTCATTGTGACCAAAGATGATGCCATGCTCTTGAAAGGGAAAGGTGACAAGGCTCAAATTGAAAAGCGCATCCAAGAGATCATTGAGCAGTTAGATGTCACAACCAgtgaatatgaaaaggaaaaactgaacgAACGCCTGGCAAAACTCTCAGATGGCGTTGCTGTGTTGAAGGTTGGTGGGACAAGTGATGTTGaagtgaatgaaaagaaagacagagtTACAGATGCCCTTAATGCTACACGAGCTGCTGTTGAAGAAGGCATTGTTCTGGGAGGGGGCTGTGCCCTGCTTCGGTGCATTCCAGCCTTGGAGTCAATAACTCCAGCTAATGAAGATCAAAAAACAGGtatagaaatcattaaaaaaacacTCAAAATTCCTGCAATGACCATTGCTAAGAATGCAGGTGTTGAAGGATCACTGATAGTTGAGAAAATTATGCAGAGTTCTTCAGAAGTTGGTTATGATGCTATGCTTGGAGATTTTGTGAATATGGTGGAAAAGGGAATCATTGATCCAACTAAGGTTGTAAGAACTGCATTACTGGATGCTGCCGGAGTGGCCTCTCTCTTAACAACAGCAGAAGTTGTCGTCACAGAAATTCCTAAAGAAGAGAAGGATCCTGGAATGGGTGGCATGGGTGGAATGGGAGGTGGCATGGGAGGTGGCATGTTCTAA